The Brassica oleracea var. oleracea cultivar TO1000 chromosome C7, BOL, whole genome shotgun sequence sequence NNNNNNNNNNNNNNNNNNNNNNNNNNNNNNNNNNNNNNNNNNNNNNNNNNNNNNNNNNNNNNNNNNNNNNNNNNNNNNNNNNNNNNNNNNNNNNNNNNNNNNNNNNNNNNNNNNNNNNNNNNNNNNNNNNNNNNNNNNNNNNNNNNNNNNNNNNNTAGGGAGATTAAGGGTGATTAGGTTAGAGCTAGGATGTTTTAGTGTAGATCATTCATATTTCCTTGCTAGCAGAGTGAACCTAATGCATCTTCTGAGTTGGCCACTCAGTTGTTGATCCTTAGGCATTTCTCACCCGAAAGGTGTTCGAGGAAATGCCCGAGACAACTCTTCCTAGCTTTTAGCATACTTTGTCAAAGACATTTGTTGTTAGAGGTGCTAAGATAACCATTGGACTTGCTAGTTATGATTACTTTCATATTATTCAACCAAAGACATTTGATGCTTGGATTGTGTTAGTAAATGAACATTCATCTAGACATAGAGTTTGTTTAGGATTGTGTCTAAGTTTAAGGTTGATAGTTTGATTGATCGTTTGCCATCATTAGTTCGAAACTTGATCACCCGAGGTGTAATCCCTATATCCATGAGTTCTCTTTTCCCATAGTTAAGAAAATATCATTTAGTTATTCCTTTTAGTTAGTTATAGTTTAAAAACCCTTTTAAAAACCATTGGTTGCACTTAGATTAAGTGATTACTTGCATTCTCGGTGCTTTCATATCTCTCAGAACTGGTTCGACAATCATTTATACTACAACATTTGTCTTAGGAGCCTTGAAAACTCCTAACACCAAGGAGCAAACCATTCATCAGTTTTTTCCAAACTTGACTCGAGTATAAGCAAGAATAGAACAAATGATTTCTTGTCTCCATTTCTTGTTTGCACAGCACACATACATGATCAATGGCCGGATTCCATTTTAACATTCTGTCACACGTTGACAATCTATCTTGTATTGCTGTCCAAACATGAAACGAGTATTTTGGTGTTGCATGTTTGAACCAGACACCTTTGCTCCATTCATGTATTATGTACTCCTTTCTAATCATTTGCCAAGTGTTTTCTGATGAAAAGGAAGGCTTATAACTCTCTGCATTAATCTTCCATAAAGCAATATCTTCAACTTGCAGATTCTCAGACTTTATTTTTTTCCATTTCCTCCTCCACTCTATTCAAGATCACTATGCGATGATTTCTTCTATTATGAATCTGAATAGCTTCTGCGATTGTTAAGTTTTCTGGTATGCACATATCAACATATCCCAATAGATCCTTTAAGCGTCCTATGCTGCTCCAATGATCATACCAGAATGAAGTAGAAGCACCACTCTTAACTCCTATCCGATGATAACTTTCTTGCAGCCTCTCTTGTCCTAAGAATTTTCCTCCACATCCATGATCCTGCTGTAGAACTCTCTTTATAGACCAAAATGAACCTTTTATGATTAAGTAAACCTGGATCCATTTCACCCATAGAGAAAGGATTCTCCAAATTAAATTAAGACAAGATACTTCATTGACTTCCTTTAAAGGTCTTATTTCCAAACCTCCTTCTTCTTTTTTTGTACAAACTTCCTTCCATTCAACTTTTGACTTCTTTAAATTTAGGTTGGGACCTGACCATAAAAAGACTGCACTTAGCTTTCCTATCTTTTATTAAGCATTGTTTAGGCAAACTAAATGCTGAGAGCCAGAAGTTTGTCAAACTCATAATGACTGATTTGATTAACTGAAGTGTTTCTGCGTAAGAGATAAACATTCCATTCCAATTACACATCTTAGTCCTGACCTTCTCCATCAATGGTGTATAATCTGCTACTGTCATCTTCTTTGTGAGCAGAGGTAAGCCCAAATATCGAACTGGAAGCTGGCCTGCTGCCAGTGCCAGTCCGGACTTACCTGGTGCCTAAAGCGTACTTAAAAAATATGACTCTTCAATATATTAATTTTTGCTTTATTTTTGTTATTTAATAAAATAGCATTAATTCATATTAAAATTTATTTATTTTTAAAAGAAAAATATGAAAAGCTTATTTTATGAAGTTTTGTTTTATTTTCTCAAAAATTATTTGTCAGCATCGAATGTTAAAATTTCACAATAATTTTTTGTTTATTAAAATTTCATTTTTAAGCAATATATAGAAACCAACAAAAAGAAAAAGAAAAATGAAAATTTACATGACATATGCAGCTATTCCGATGGATATCAATTAAAACAAACTTGGAATATGAAGAATAGATCATTTGAGTTGATTGTTATAACTTCTTCAGCTATTATAGCAAAGATCAACGCAAGAAATACACAAAAGAAGTCAAGAAAATAAATTTTTGTTAGTTGTTACTAATACATAGGTTTGTTATTTGCCAAAAAAAGATTTTGTTTAATTAAATCTATTTATCTAATGTCACTCAATTTAATATAAGATGTATAAATAAAGAAACTAGTTGTTAGATTAAGTATTTTTTTTGTCGGCAGATTAAGTAACTAACCGTCTCTATTTGTATCCATGAATAAATCATATTAAATTATTAGTATTATCAAAAAGGACAATATTATCAAAAAAGGAAGAAAAGAAAGTACGGGTGGAACTCGTGTCTTGTTGCCCAAGAGGATAAGGTTAAATGCACTAAACTAAGGTGAACTTTAAGAAATTTGGTGCCCATGAAATATTTATTATATTTGGTGCCTAAAGCCCTCGCTTTATGGGCTTTAGCCCAGGGCCGGCCCTGCTGCAAATGAGAAATTTTCAAGAATAGCAGTCTGATTTTCAAGAGTAATCCCAACCATGTATAATGTTGATTTCTCCACATTGATTTTCAACCCTGAAAGCTTTGCAAATTCATCAAACACCAGAAGTATTTCTTCCACTGATCTCTTCTGTCCATCTGTAAACACCATTATGTCATCAGCAAAGCATAAGTGCGTCAATGAAGCATTCTTGCATATTGGGAGGTATCCAACCAATCTATCAGTAGCTGCCTTATCCAAAATTTTTGAGAGGACATTCATGCATATTACAAACAGCGAAGATGATAACGCACATCCTTGTCTTAACCCTCTGTTGCTGTTGAAATATCCTGCAAGTTCCCCATTTACTTGAACCAAAAATGATGATGTTGTAACACACAATCGGATCCAGTGAATATACTCATTTGGGAATCCAAGAGCTTCCAATGTTGCTAGAAGAAAAGGTCATTGTACTGAATCAAAAGCTTTGAAAATATCTATCTTCACTGTACACCTTGGTGATATCTCTGTCTTGTGATAGTCTTTGACTAATTACGTGGCTAATAAGAGGTTCTCCATTAACAACCTATCCTTGACAAAAGCCGACTGATTCCAAGTGATGAACTTAGGCATTATTCCTTTAAGCCTATTAGCTAAAATCTTAGATATCACCTTATAGATCACATTACAACACGATATTGGCCTATAATCCTTCATCTCCTTTGCTTTTTTTTTTGAATTAAAGCAAGTATTGTAGAATTGATACCTTTAGGTAAGAAAACTTTTATGAAGAACGATTGTACAGCCACAACCACATCATTCCCAATTATTGGTCAGGCTGCTTTGAAGAATTCAGTAGTCTATCCAGTGATTTATTTGATGACATCTTGAATATTACAGCTTTAACTTTCTCCGATGTAACTTTCTTTATCAAGCTCACTTTATCTTCTTCACTATATTTGAATTGAAGCAAACTTTCCAGACTTTCAACACTAGGTGCTTCATAATCTGGTGGCTTACGAGTGAGGAAATCAGTAAAGAACCTCTCTGCTTCCTTTTTTATTGCTTTACTAGATTTGGTCATGTGCGTTGCAACGGACTTTATTTGATATTTTAATTTAATAAAAAATATTAAAAAATTATTTTATTATTTTTTAAAAATTGTTTTTGCATATTTGTTAAACATTAAAAATTGTTTCAGTTAATATTTGTTAGGGTTAGAAAAAACATCCAAAAGTAAAAATTTAAACCGGATCCAACACAAAATAATAATTATAATGAAACAAAAAGAAATTTAGAAGTTAAATAAGGTCAAGAAGAAATGACAACATTATACACTTTCTTATGTACTAATTTAATATTTTATTAAGCTTATCTAATGTTAAATAATTTTCTTGATTCATTATATATTAATGATATATTTTCATAATAAAATTTTAATTAAAATGAATTATAAACTACTACATATCAAACATGTGTTTGATTTTCGTATAACCAAACACATAAATACCAATCACGACAACATCCTAAGTTTTGATTTTTGATAATTTAATAGCTTTACCATCATACTTGTCATCAAATATTTTTTTTAAATACTATCAAGTAGGTATGTTTACTTTTGTTAGGATTTACAATTAAAAAAAAAAGAAAAACTATCAAATAATTTTTTATATTTTTGTTTAGGATTATAGAAAAAGAAAAGTATTATCATATAAACTTTTACAATTATCTTCTGTTTAGAATTTCAAAAAAATCTTATTCCTATCAAATAATTATTTCTAGTTACTATTAAATAATTTTAAATTATGATTTTTACGGTTCATATCAATACTATTTTTTACACTTCATTTTTAATTAAATAATTTTTAGTATCATGTTGATCATCAAATTTTCTATACTATCAAATAACTTCTTACAATTCTTTTTATACAAATCACTTATTTTATAGTTAGTTTTTCTATTCGATTTTTATTAAATAATTTCTTGTACTTGTAGGATTTTATAATTCGTTTTTTATTTAAACCTTTTAAAAAAAAAAGATAATATGTTCTCTTATAATATCTTTCTTTAGTATCTTTAAAGATGAAAAATATACAAAATATTTTAAAAAGAAAAAAAATACTTTCAAATAGCTTTTTACAATTATTCTTTGTTTATAGAATTTTCAAAAATTAAATTTAATATCAAATATTTTAAAAATATTATAAAAAGAGCCATACAAATATAACTGTAAAAGGCTACGTAATAGTAATTTTCCTTTTCTTAACTACTAAAAAGAATAATTAACTATATTTTTCTAATAATTTTTCTTTTCTAGTGTCCAAAATAATGTAATAAATTTTTTTTTCTAAATCTTTTTAAATCCTAATAAAAGAGAATTGTAACATATTTTTGACACATGTCACAATCTTAATAAATTAACTCACACATATCGCGATCATGTTATTTAACAACTTTGAAGAACTAAACTTTATATAATAATAATGTTATTTAGCAACTTTGAAGAACTAGACTTTATATAATAATAATTTTCCTTTTTTAGTGTCCAAAATAATGTAATAATTTTTTTTTTTCTAAATCTTTTTAAATCTTAATAAAAGAGAATTGTAACATATTTTTGACACATGTCACAATCTTAATAAATTAACTGACACATATCGCGATTATGCTATTTAGCAATTTTGAAGAACTAAACTTTATATAATAAGATATGTTCCATGTGAGTGTTTTCGTATCTACACTTCACCTTAGTTTTGAACTCTTGATATCGGCTTATTGGGCCTAATCGAGACGGCCCATTATCTAGAGCCGGCTATTCGGTTTCCCCTTCCCGGCGCTGAAAATCTACATCCCCACCGTTGTAGCCAGCCGCTGCCTTCTCTCTCTCGTCGAAAGAAGCAATGGCCTCTTACGCTACGTTACTGGAGAAAACTCGAGTCCCTCAACCTTCAATACAGAGACTAGCTGTGATCTCCGTCTTCTCCAAGTTCCGATCTGCTCCAGAGTCCGAATCCGAAACCGGGAGAGAAGCTATCTCCTTCTGCTTAACCTCCGAATCTATCACCGTCGTCGATCAATCCGTTCGTGAGCTATGCCGATTAGTATCAGACTCCGTTCTGGACCTCTCCCGCGGTTTGCTCGAGCTTCAATCCGCACTCGAAGGATGCGACTCGAAACTGGTTCCTCTCTTTGTGAAAGGCTTAGGGTTCTTGATTCGAATAGGTTACGAACAGAAACATGGGAATTGGAAGTTAAATTCTACTGAGAATCATCCCTTTGTGAGGGTATGTGATATATAGTGAATAATTGAGTCGAAATTAGCAAGCCTTTGATGCTTTCTCCTTGTTGTTGGTTTGTTGCAGATACTTTCTTGCAGAGTGGAGACACAGACGGAGCTTCTTCACCAAGTATCACTCTTTGTGATGCGTAATCGGCGATTGGGGATGGTGGGAGTATGTGAATTTCTGGAGCCGTTCTTGAATTTTGTAATATTACGTGTCCCATTTACAGATTCATCCCCGTCTTTGTTTGTGAGGGAGTTAATCTCGTCAATGGCTTCCCTTTGTTGCTCATGCCGTCACGAAGCACTGCCAGTGTTCAGATTGGTTATGCGGTGTCTTAAGTATATCCCAGGGAAGAACTCGGAAGTAAGTATTTATTATTTGACAGTCATTTTGATGAATGCTTATAGGACCAAGTATTAAATTTCTGAGACTATTCAGGATAATAGAAATTTCAGCTGCATTGTCAAGACTCTAGTGGATGCTTACACTGTGGTTGCGAGAGACTTGGTTGGAACTAGATTGGTATGTGCCGATTGCGTCATAACTTCATCTTGATCTTTGCGCTCTTTTCGGACATGTTTTCATTTATTTAGTGCTAGCAGGAAGTAATAGAAGTTCATGTGCTTGGTGTTCAACTGGTAGATACCGTGCTTTTGCTTTGTGCCTCTCCTCATGTCCAGAACACTGAGCAAGAGGCTGTGATCGAATCGTTGAGGCACTTGTTAGCTGTTCAGAAAGACCTTGGATTACCATATTCACGTGATTTATCTTTGGTGGTTCTCTCGTTACTTTTCATGCTTGCCAAGTCCAGTGTCGAGCATGAGCAACTCTCTATTTTGAAGTTGCTGCTTTTCCTGCTTAAATGGAAAAGTGAAAATGGTATATCTGTGCTCAATCTTTCTTGTTATTACACTCTTAAACTTTTCATTGTCTAATATCGTAGTAGCTTATTTACTCCAATCAACTTGGTCTGTCCTGCTGTTGTTGACTCCATGTTTCCTTCTTATTTTGGCAAAATAGTTTGATGTATGCATTTTCTGTTGACTGAGAATTGCTTCTTTTCAATTCTTTTGTAGAAAACTTCTCGGTTAGAGATGCAGCTTGTTCAAGTGTGGAACCTCTATTATTGTTCCCTATCATCGCGCTGATGTCTTCTCCTTCTAAATCAGTCAAAGGAGCAGCAAGTAAGGTTCTTTCCATCGTAGAAAATGTCTTGGTAACAATGTCAAATGCACCAAAGAGTGAGGTCCACACAAGTGAGGGAGATTCACCACTCAGCAGAGTGGGCTCTGTCGTATTTAGGATCATGCAGCAACTCTGGCATCAGGTTTAATTCCTGTTGGGTAACCTGCTATTTTATTTGGAAATCTGTGTATATTGATAAGTTAGATAGATCCCTTCGAGGGTTGTTGAGAGAAAAGCATGTTTATTTTGATTTATGTCCATATCAAAGTGTTTCTCAGTTCTCAAAAGAGTCAAGTTGCTCTCTGAGTCTTTGAATGTTCTTTTTTTTCAGAATGACTATGCACCTTCCACATCCTCCTTCCTCAGAATGACTTACATCAATGGAGGTGAATCACAGGAAACTTATCCTGGATCAGTGACTTGGAATTCACTACTTAGGGAACATGCTAAACGGTTATGTGATAGAAAGAAGTTATCTGCATCGTTTTATCTTTCGCAAGAGATACCTATTTTACTTGGTGCAGTTACGGGTGTCTTAGTGATGCATCCATCCCTAGGACCTGATGCTATTGACTCTTTGACTGCCGTTGGTGGCATTGATCCTAAGATGAGTGTCCCACTGTTGCTAGTTGTTCTATATTACAGCAACTTGTTATCTCGAACTAACCTCCCGTGTCAGAGTCTATTGGTGAGTCTACTCTCATTCATTTTCTGCTAATTTCCAAGTACTTGTATCATATATTTTATATTTTTTTTAGTCTAGTCCCGATTGTATTTATTTGACTTGCAGTCGAAACTTCTGGGGTTGCTCCCATCACTTGCTGCGCAACAGGTGATGATTCCACTTGTAGTTCAGACGATTACACCAATGCTACACAAGGATGCGAAAGGGTCAGTGCATCTTTTACGGATGATTTTTCAGTGTATTTTTTCTATCCTGTTAATGATATAGTTGATTCTGGGTTGAAACCGTTACTTGGTGCTTGTAAAACTCAATTTCACATTTGCTCTTTGGTAAACGGGTAGCCTTCGTAAACAGTTATCGGTTGTTTCTTTAGTTTTTCAGATTCTAGGATTATGATAGATTATAAAAGTTAGATTTGGAAGCCAAAAGATTATGTGATCTTTAATGCATTAGCTTGCATTTACCAATCTTGTTGAGTTGGGTTACTGTACTTGACTTTTTTTTTGTTCCGATAATGCCATGCAAGGTAGTTTACATGTGTGACTCTGATGATGGTTTATTTTAGTCTGTTGTATGCTACAGCCATCAGATTACTTTGCCAAACCTGGGTAGTCAATGACCGTGCCTTTTCGAGTCTGCAAGTAAGCTATTCTATACCACCATTCACTTTTGCTTAACATTGACAAAGTCGTTTTGCGCATGCTTGTACTCTTTGTTTTTGATGTATTTGTATGGTTTTTATTATTTAAATACTTAGGAGGTATTACGTCCGAAAGGATTTAAAGACTTCATTTCCGAGAGACATATCTGCATAAGTATGGCTGCTTCCATTGAGGACGTATGCAAGAGACACCCTGATAGGGGTGTAGACTTAATCTTGTCCGTTCAGGTATATTCTCTCAAGTGATGTTTGCTAGTACTGCTTTGGCTTATATTGAAACTTTGGAGTGCATTCAAAAATCTCTACTGGAATCATACTTTGATAGGCCTGTATAGAAAGCCAAGACTTTTCAGTTCGAGCATTTGGTTTTCAGAGTCTTTCCCATCTGTGTGAAGCCGATGTCATTGGTACTCCCTTGATGCTTGCTTGCGGTAGTTAATTCCTTTGTATTTCCTTCAAAACTTCTACTTTTTCCATCCAGATTTCTATACAGCATGGGGTGTCATTGAGAAACATGCTCAAAACATCAAACTAGATCCTCTTCTGGCTTGCAGGTTAGCAGCGCTCATATCCCAAACCATATACATGCACGATTGAGTGGTGAATGGATCTTGTATAAATTGTTATTTGAGGTGTCTGAAAAAGATTTGATAATATGTTGCAGTGCATGCCTTCTCCTAAAGTGGGGTGCAATGGATGCCGAAGTATACCCTGAAGATGCAGAAAAGGTTCTCAACATTTTGTGGGAAATTGGGAGCTCTATGCAGATACCTAAGGATTCTCAATGGACAAAGGCAAGAGTCTCTGCCTTAATGGCCCTTGGTCAATACGAGGTATGTATGGAATTTATGTGCCTTTTATGTCTTCTTTTAGGTGTATTCCCGGCCATCTATGGTTTCCGTTGGTTCTAATTCCTAATGTCTACATTTTTATCCAATTCCGATCCATGTTTTTCAGGTATCATTTCTGGAAAAGCAAATTTCTGACTTCAACAAGAAATGTGCATATTTGCTCTTCTCGGAGACAGATGTAAGAATTCTGAATGCTATAGAAGACCTTTCAGTCAAGATCATGATTCACGAGCACAGGTATAGAACTTGTAACTTACTGACTTTTACTTGCTTAAATCCTCATTAGCAGCATATTAATACTGCTTCTTTTTTTGACCTTTCAGCGTCCGGCGTAGATATGTGAGAGAGAAGAAAGTTTCTGGTAGTAAGATTGAGAAGCTGCTGGATGTGATACCTCAGGTCATTTTCCCTCCAGGTATAGTTAATTATTGATATTCTGTTGGAATAGGTAATTAACATTTTGAGATGGGAGGGGTGCCTAGAAATTTTTACTGGTGCATATTTTGCATAATAACTAACTTTCTTTGTAATTATCCTTCTCGCTAAATATTTGTAATAATCAGTTTTGTAAATTACTTGGTACTCCGCTTGAACTAAGTACACATGACCATTTGACCCACAGGGAAAAGAATCAAGACTGGAGAACTACCTGGTGCGGCATTATTATGTCTATCTTTTAGTCCCAAAGATGTGAAGCTTGGGTCATCTAAAGTAAGAATATTTAATGTTCCGCAAGTAGAATTTCCAAATACTTCAGCGTACTGCCGTACTGAGTTGCATGCTTCTGATCGCAGAGCTTTCATGATATACATGGTCAATTCGAGGAGGCATTTAAAGTCGTTGCCAAATCTCTTCAGCTCTCAAGAAACATTTCCCTTGCGCTTATCTCATTGCAATCGCTGAAAGCTTTTATGTCGCGTTGGATGAGAGCTAATATATTGTCCATTGGTGCAATGGCTACAGAATCATCATCTGATAAAACTTTTAAAGCTGCAAACAACATCATGAAGGTTTGTGATGATGTCTTTCTGTAACTGCTTGGTTCAAATTTTCCGTTTTTAAGTGTTCGAACTTATATTGAGATGCTGTTGTGTTGTTTCATGTAGAGTTTGGTATACATGGCTGAAGAAACTCTTCCTAGGTCTGCAGAAAACATAGCACTGGCGCTGGGTGCACTATGTGCAGTAAGATTTTAAATAAACGTGCTTCCATATGTAGTGGCGAGTTTCAATATATAATTTTTAATCTCTTTGTTGTGTCAGGTTTTGCCAGCTGCTGCTCATAATATTAAAGCATCTGCTTCAAAATTTCTGCTGGGTTGGCTATTGGAGCATGAGCATGAACACCGTCAGTGGACTGCTGGTATATCTCTTGGATTGATTTCGTCGTCTCTACATGTGACTGACCACAAGCAGAAATTTCAAAATATATCTGGACTTCTTGAGGTACTTTCTATACCTGAGAGTTATTGCATTTAGATGAAAATTCCTATAGAGCTAAGTCTTTTATGAAGCGCATACTGAGTACTATATCTGAAGACTATGCATGCGAAATCAATCTTGGGTCTTTCCCACTCCTTACATGATAGTTTTAAATTTTGTAGTCAACATGCAGCTAGAATACTTCCTATTATGTTTCTAATTGACTTGAAAATCGCTTTCAGGTTTTGTGTAGCAGTAAAAGCACTCTTGTAAAAGGAGCCTGTGGGGTTGGATTAGGATTTTCATGCCAAGATCTGCTTACACGGACTGAAGCCTCTGTGAGCTCTGATGTAGACAGTGAGTCCTACAAGAAACAAGAAGAAGGGCTCTTAGGAAGGATAGTGAGGTTGCTCTCTTCAGTATTACATCATTTCCTACGCACTCCGTGTGATACCCTAGAAAGCTTGTCTGCACTATTCCCACTTGGAAAGGAAGACAACATTACACGCCTAACTCACCTGCTGGACGAAAATTCTGATGATTTTGATGATGATATATGGGGTATTGCTGGACTCATCATAGGTTTGGGGATGTCAGTTTGTGCAATATACAGAGCTGGGAAGAAAGATGCTGTTGTAAAAATTAAAAACCTTATCGTATCATGGATTCCATATGCAGATTCTCCTCAGCAAACTTCAGGTTCTAATAGTAACGTAACAGTGAGAATTTTTTCAGCTGGTTCCTGCCTTGCACTCCCACTGGTGATCACTTTCTGTCAAAAAGTGGAACTGTTTGAAGCACACGAGGTGGATAATCTGATCAGTTGTTACAAGGACCTTATTTCTGAGTTGCTAATTGTTAAAACGTATGGTGCTTTTCATAAGAGTTTGTTGATGGCTTCCTGTATTGGGGCTGGAGACCTCCTGGGTTCTGTTCTGAATGAAGGTATCCACCCTGTGGAGATTGAGCCTTTAAAAGGCTTATTAGAACTGTTCAAGACATGTTACTCTGGGCTTTACCCACCGGTTGTTCACTTTGGTGGCATGCTCGGAGTTGTTAACGTATTAGGAGCAGGTGCTGGTGATTTGGTGTTTTCCCATCCTGTACCCCGTGCTCCTTCAAGTTCTGAGGAAAACGTAAGTTCTCTGATCTATCTTTCTGAAGATCCTTACTCGTTTATTCGCTAAATGCGAATGGGCTCCTAACATCCGTTTATATTGCTACAGAAAATCTCTTATTTATCAGGTCCCGTGCTTTCAAATTCATATTTAACTCAGCAGTTGACACCATTTGTGCAAGAAATATTCCTTATCGCACAAGATACGAAGGATCGCCAGCAGCAACATTATGCTGCATGGGCCATCTCATTTCTTAGGAATTACTTGCGGTCCAGGGATGCGTCAAGTGTAGGCAATGAAATCCAATCTAGCGATTCTCACCGAAATCCCATTTCTCACAATGTTCCTGAGCATGCCATGGTCATGAAACTTGCGCAAGGCCTGACGAATCCAAATTTGCCTTTGGTACGTCTGCTTAAAAGACTTTTGATAGTTCTAACCTTCTATATTCCTTGAAGATGATTTAGTTCAGAATAGAGATCTCAATCTATTCTCCTACTTATTTTAATCTTTGTTGCAATTTAGACGGGTAGCTCTCTGAATATTGGCGCACTGTCAAGTGCTTTGCGGTGTTTGTCTCATGCTCCGAGATTGCCAAACTTGGATTGGGGGGCAACAATAAGGCGATTAATGAGACAAGAGAACCAGCTTGATGTACCGCAATCAGGATTTATTCCCA is a genomic window containing:
- the LOC106306054 gene encoding protein RST1 isoform X2, giving the protein MASYATLLEKTRVPQPSIQRLAVISVFSKFRSAPESESETGREAISFCLTSESITVVDQSVRELCRLVSDSVLDLSRGLLELQSALEGCDSKLVPLFVKGLGFLIRIGYEQKHGNWKLNSTENHPFVRILSCRVETQTELLHQVSLFVMRNRRLGMVGVCEFLEPFLNFVILRVPFTDSSPSLFVRELISSMASLCCSCRHEALPVFRLVMRCLKYIPGKNSEDNRNFSCIVKTLVDAYTVVARDLVGTRLEVIEVHVLGVQLVDTVLLLCASPHVQNTEQEAVIESLRHLLAVQKDLGLPYSRDLSLVVLSLLFMLAKSSVEHEQLSILKLLLFLLKWKSENENFSVRDAACSSVEPLLLFPIIALMSSPSKSVKGAASKVLSIVENVLVTMSNAPKSEVHTSEGDSPLSRVGSVVFRIMQQLWHQNDYAPSTSSFLRMTYINGGESQETYPGSVTWNSLLREHAKRLCDRKKLSASFYLSQEIPILLGAVTGVLVMHPSLGPDAIDSLTAVGGIDPKMSVPLLLVVLYYSNLLSRTNLPCQSLLSKLLGLLPSLAAQQVMIPLVVQTITPMLHKDAKGLLYATAIRLLCQTWVVNDRAFSSLQEVLRPKGFKDFISERHICISMAASIEDVCKRHPDRGVDLILSVQACIESQDFSVRAFGFQSLSHLCEADVIDFYTAWGVIEKHAQNIKLDPLLACSACLLLKWGAMDAEVYPEDAEKVLNILWEIGSSMQIPKDSQWTKARVSALMALGQYEVSFLEKQISDFNKKCAYLLFSETDVRILNAIEDLSVKIMIHEHSVRRRYVREKKVSGSKIEKLLDVIPQVIFPPGKRIKTGELPGAALLCLSFSPKDVKLGSSKSFHDIHGQFEEAFKVVAKSLQLSRNISLALISLQSLKAFMSRWMRANILSIGAMATESSSDKTFKAANNIMKSLVYMAEETLPRSAENIALALGALCAVLPAAAHNIKASASKFLLGWLLEHEHEHRQWTAGISLGLISSSLHVTDHKQKFQNISGLLEVLCSSKSTLVKGACGVGLGFSCQDLLTRTEASVSSDVDSESYKKQEEGLLGRIVRLLSSVLHHFLRTPCDTLESLSALFPLGKEDNITRLTHLLDENSDDFDDDIWGIAGLIIGLGMSVCAIYRAGKKDAVVKIKNLIVSWIPYADSPQQTSGSNSNVTVRIFSAGSCLALPLVITFCQKVELFEAHEVDNLISCYKDLISELLIVKTYGAFHKSLLMASCIGAGDLLGSVLNEGIHPVEIEPLKGLLELFKTCYSGLYPPVVHFGGMLGVVNVLGAGAGDLVFSHPVPRAPSSSEENKISYLSGPVLSNSYLTQQLTPFVQEIFLIAQDTKDRQQQHYAAWAISFLRNYLRSRDASSVGNEIQSSDSHRNPISHNVPEHAMVMKLAQGLTNPNLPLTGSSLNIGALSSALRCLSHAPRLPNLDWGATIRRLMRQENQLDVPQSGFIPKDTSLREECLKFSLAHASEFDELLTFLDELSELSRFKALEQSLQSCLLCHLGDLMRMFSGSRVDKLFDDISCFVISLSSDQVYNCDQKSSLRVSCWKGLSQCLEGTSFESSEYITKIEKCIELLFSVLPVASQSPKVDQMGSVKEWSEAVRCLQQSHRDWLHKFLQVSSLETDFQGNLKKIQAKAKLARLGAIPFSELGKLKAIILNCEESDIWDVHAEIVAALHHAEGGIKRQWLIDAVEISCVSSYPSNAIFFVGLLSSICCKYMPFLTLDRSTVLRDMSVTVSSLLSDPNWEVVAEPFISFLWTSLERVYSFATDSDANAKLSSQQIEQIERDHAPMLVKVMHHICVVFRDHLPLEKQLRLAAMMVVP